From Pseudoalteromonas piratica:
CATATTGACACTTAAACTATTTACCCAATCCAATACACGCGATTTTTCTTGATTATTAAAAGCTATCTCCATCAAGGTTTTCTTATCTTGATAAAGTTGAACTAACAAGTCGGTTTCAGCTTGTGCAAGTAACTTTAAGTAACAAAACACGTACTCTACTATTGCAGTCTTGTGTTTTTCACCTTCATCCGTGAGCGCAATACTGATGTTGAAATCTTTAAAATTACTACCATTAATGCCACCACCGGCACTTAGTCCATTGATCCATCCTGCTTTTTTAAGAATGGAATAAAGTGACCCTTTACCTTCATAACCAATCAAATGAGCAATGAAACTCACCGTTTTTTCGCGGTAAAAATTATCAATACTGGGCAGTGCAAACGACACAATGAGCTTTTGCATATGCTTATGTGGCTCGATAAAAATCGATTTTTGCATATGTTCAGGCAAATACAGTTGCTCACTAATGGCAGGTTTTAAACTGTTTGGGTCGCCATTTAAACAACTAAACAGCTGCTTAATTCTAACTTGCATTAGTTCGCAAGGCATATTGCTTGAAACCACCAAGGTCATATTTTGAGCTTGATATTGCTGAGTGAAAAAGGCGCGGATCTCCTCACTAATACACTCACTTAGATTACTCAGTGTTTGATGATTGCCTACTGAAAATTTAGCAAACGGGTGCGCACTGTTGCACGTTTCTTTGTGTACTTGGTAAATGCGACGCGAGTCATCTTTGAGTTTTAATTTAAATTCTGCATCAATGGCATTGCGCTCTTTTTCGCAAGCAGACGGTAAAATAAGCGGTGCATGAAAAATATCTGCAAATTGGGTTAACGCCTGTGAGAAGTGGTCGTTAAGTACTTCAAAGAAGTAACTTGAATGTTCAGTACCTGTCCACGCATTACAGTTACCGCCATGGTGAGATAAAAATTGTGAAAAAGATCCGGGTTCAGGAAAATTTTCAGAGCCTAAAAATAACATATGCTCTAAAAAATGCGCTAATCCTTGGCGATTTATGGGATCGTCAAAATGGCCACAATTAACAGTAAGAGATGCTGCTGATTTATCGCTAGAGTGGTCTTCTATAACAAGTATTTTAAGACCATTGTCCAGTTTGAGGGACTGATAAATTCTGCTATCATTGCTGCTGGTTATCAATGTTTGCTCCGTATCTAAAAGAAAGCGTTATCGCGTTTAAGGCGATTGGAAAGGACTATGAAGCAACACAGCTTAACTAAAAAACTACCTGAGTTTTTATTGCTTTAAAGCTAATATAGCGGACACATCATAGATTTGGCTATAGCAAAGTCGTTATTTTTTGTAGATTTCAGATTTTGTTTCAACGAGCAGTGTTATGAAAAAAATTTTTATTATGCGTCATGGTCAAGCACAGTCTTTGAGTGTGACTGATGAAAGCAGAATGTTGACAGATTTTGGTCGCCTGGAAGCTCAGTCGATGGCCAATAAACTGCAGCAAGATTGCAAAATTGATGCAATTTTAACAAGCACTTATGTACGTGCTAAACAAACAGCAGAAATTGTTGCTGCAAAGCAAGAAAGCATTCGCTATCAAGACAGTTTTGACGACTTTATTCCAAGTGGTGATGCAGAAAATGCTGCTGAATTAATTAAAGCAATGGTAAGCTACAAACCTAATTTA
This genomic window contains:
- the sixA gene encoding phosphohistidine phosphatase SixA translates to MKKIFIMRHGQAQSLSVTDESRMLTDFGRLEAQSMANKLQQDCKIDAILTSTYVRAKQTAEIVAAKQESIRYQDSFDDFIPSGDAENAAELIKAMVSYKPNLNNWLLVAHMPIVSYIVEQFCPDNMPIFATAAVAEIHYNEESGLAELVAMHLPDVGEKAS